From Gopherus flavomarginatus isolate rGopFla2 chromosome 16, rGopFla2.mat.asm, whole genome shotgun sequence, a single genomic window includes:
- the KRT18 gene encoding keratin, type I cytoskeletal 18, producing MSYSRSTTYSSSARGPNIMGRRYAPNISAASVYAGAGGSGSRISVARTTSLGSSFPGSSAGGSYSIALSGSGVVQNEKETMQDLNDRLASYLDKVRSLEADNRRLETQIREFMDKKGPSSRDWSHYFDIIEELRKQILDSAVDNARIVLQIDNARLAADDFRVKFESELAIRQSVESDINGLRKVLDDTNMSRLQLEGEIESLKEELIHMKKNHEAEVDSLQAQITSSGLTVEVDAAQPQDLGKVMAEIRAQYDTLAQKNMADLDQQWNQMITQSTVEITQNTKEIEVARSSISELRRTCQTLEIELESLRNLKASLEANLQDVEQRYAMQMEHLNGQLLRAEAELAQVRNDIQRQSEDYQALLNIKDKLEAEIATYRRLLEGGEEFNLNDALVDTGSITQTTHKVVTTTRKMVDGKVVSDTSESQVFKH from the exons ATGAGTTACTCTAGATCCACCACCTACTCCAGCAGCGCCAGAGGCCCGAACATCATGGGCAGGAGGTACGCCCCAAACATCAGCGCTGCCAGCGTCTACGCCGGGGCAGGGGGGTCGGGCTCCAGGATCTCCGTGGCCAGGACCACCAGCCTGgggtccagcttcccgggcagcaGCGCCGGAGGCAGTTACAGCATCGCCCTGTCGGGCTCCGGGGTGGTGCAGAACGAGAAGGAAACGATGCAGGATCTGAACGATCGCCTGGCCTCGTACCTGGACAAGGTGCGCAGCCTAGAAGCCGACAACCGCAGGCTGGAGACCCAGATCCGGGAGTTCATGGACAAGAAGGGTCCCAGTTCCCGGGACTGGAGCCACTACTTCGACATCATCGAGGAGCTGAGGAAGCAG ATCTTGGACAGCGCAGTGGACAATGCCCGCATCGTCCTGCAGATTGACAACGCCCGCCTGGCCGCCGATGACTTCCGGGTCAA GTTTGAGTCAGAGCTGGCCATCCGCCAGTCGGTGGAGAGCGACATCAACGGGCTACGGAAGGTCCTCGACGACACCAACATGAGCCGGCTGCAGCTGGAGGGGGAGATCGAATCCCTCAAGGAGGAGCTGATCCATATGAAGAAGAACCATGAGGCT GAGGTGGACAGCCTGCAGGCCCAGATCACCAGCTCCGGGCTGACGGTGGAAGTGGACGCCGCTCAGCCTCAGGACCTGGGCAAGGTCATGGCGGAGATCCGGGCTCAGTACGACACCCTGGCGCAGAAGAACATGGCGGACCTGGACCAGCAATGGAACCAGATG ATCACCCAGAGCACCGTGGAGATCACCCAGAACACAAAGGAGATCGAGGTGGCCCGCAGCAGCATCTCTGAGCTGCGCCGCACCTGCCAGACGCTGGAGATCGAGCTGGAATCCCTGCGCAACCTG AAAGCCAGCCTGGAAGCAAACCTTCAGGACGTGGAGCAGCGCTACGCCATGCAGATGGAGCATCTGAATGGGCAGCTCCTGCGGGCCGAGGCGGAGCTGGCTCAGGTACGCAACGACATCCAGCGCCAGTCTGAGGACTATCAGGCCCTGCTGAACATCAAGGACAAGCTGGAGGCAGAAATCGCTACCTACAGGCGGCTGTTGGAGGGCGGAGAGGAGTTCAA CCTGAACGACGCCCTGGTGGACACCGGCAGCATCACGCAGACCACCCACAAGGTCGTCACCACAACCAGGAAGATGGTGGACGGCAAAGTGGTGTCGGACACCAGCGAGTCCCAGGTGTTCAAGCACTGA